The DNA window GGCCATCCTGGCTTTCGGGCTTCTGCGCACGGTGGTCGATGCCTGGTACGCGGGCGTGGAGGCTTCCTCCAGCACGAGACTCGTCACGCGCAATGCGATCTCCCTGATATTCCCCATGCCCCTGTCCTACTACGAGCGCATAAGGCGCGTGGAGAACGTGGAGATCGTCTCCTACGGAAACTGGTTCGGCGCGTACTACAAGGAAGAAAAGAATTTCTTCGCCAACTTCGCGGTGCAGGCAGAAACCTATCTGCAAATCTATCCGGAGTTCGTGATTACCGAGGAGCAGAAGCACGACTTCCTGGCCGACCGCAAGGGCGCGCTGGTCGGCGCCAAGCTGGCCGAACGCTTCGGTTGGCGCGTGGGCGACACGGTCACGCTCATCGGCACCATTTTCCCGGGCAATTGGGAGTTTACCATCCGGGCTCTGTACCGGGGCCGGACGCGGAGCGTGGACGAGTTCCAGTTCCTCTTTCATTGGGACTACCTGAACGAAACTCTCAAGGAATCCATGCCCGACCGCGCCGACCAGGTGGGCTTTTTCTTCGAGGACGTGGAGACCCCCGAGTTCGCCGCGGCCACGGCCCGGGCCATCGACTCGCAATTCAAGAATTCCATGGCCGAGACGCTCACCGAGACGGAGAAAGCCTTTCAGATGGGCTTCGTGGCCATGAGCGAAGCCATCCTCATGATCATCCAGCTCGTATCCCTGGTGGTCATATTCATCATTCTGGCCGTGGCGGCGAATACCATGGCCATGAGCGTGCGCGAGCGCATGCGCGAGTACGCGGTGCTCAAGACGCTTGGCTTCGGCGGCCTGTGGCTGGCCACGCTCGTGCTGGGCGAGTCCATGCTCATCGCTGCCGCGGGTGGTCTCCTGGGTATCGCGCTGACCTTCCCGGCAGCGGCGGCCTTTAGGGAAGCCGTGGGCCAGTTTTTCCCCGTGTTCGTGGTCACGCGCCAGACAGTGCTGCTGGACGCCCTGGCGGCCCTGTCCGTGGGCCTGCTCGCGGCGGCGTTTCCGCTATGGACCGCTTTGCGAGTGCGCATCGCCGACGGTTTGCGGAGGATAGGCTAGGTGCGGCTGCTGCTTTTTTACAGCCTGCGCAACCTGCTCGCGCGGCGCATGACCACCGTGCTGACCGCCGGCGGCATGGCCCTGGTGGTCTTCGTCTTCGCGGCCATGCTCATGCTCGCCGCGGGCCTGGAGCAAACCCTGGTGGACACGGGTTCAATCGAGAACGCCGTGGTTCTGCGCAGGTCCTCGGAAACCGAGGTGCAGAGCTCCATCGAGCGCAGGGAAGCGGCAATCGCGGAGGTCCAGCCGGAAGTGGCCTTGGGCGACGACGGCAGGCCTTTGGCGGCCCGCGAGTCCGTCGTGCTGTTCACCCTGGAAAAGCGTAACGGCTCGCCGGCCAACGTGACCATCCGCGGCATCGACGAGCCCTCTCTGGCCCTGCGGCCTCAGGTGCGCTTGGTGGCCGGGCGGCCGCTGCGCTTCGGAGCCCAGGAGGTCATGGTCGGCGACAAGGTTGCCGGAAGCTACGCCTCGGCGGGGTTGGGCGACTCGCTGCGCCTCGCCCAGCGCGACTGGCGGGTGGTGGGAGTTTTCGATGCCGGCAACACCGCCTTCTCCTCCGAGATATGGGGCGATGCGGACCAGCTCATGCAGGCCTTTCGTCGTCAGGCTTATTCCGTGGTTGTCCTTGGCCTGCGCGACCCTGCCGGGCTGGACGCGCTCAAGGCCCGGCTGGAGGCCGATCCCAGGCTGCAGGTGGAGGTATTGCGCGAAGATGTCTATTACCGTGAGCAGTCCGAGATGATGGCCACGTTCCTGCGCATCCTGGGCATCGCCCTGACCGCCATCTTCTCCACGGGCGCAGTGGTGGGCGCCATGATCACCATGTACGCGGCCGTGGCCAACAGGGTGGGGGAGATCGGCACTCTGCGCGCCCTGGGCTTCGGCCGGGGCATCATCCTGACCGCCTTCCTGCTGGAGTCGGTCTTTCTGGGATTGCTGGGCGGGCTGGTCGGTTTGCTGGCGGCCTCGCTGCTTACGGTCATTGACGTATCCACCACTAATTTCCAGACCTTTTCGGAGTTGGCCTTTTCCTTCACCTTGGGCCTGGATACGATCCTGCAGGCCTTGGGCTTTTCCGTGTTCATGGGCTTTGTCGGAGGTGCGCTTCCAGCTTACAGGGCCGCGCGCATGGAAATACTGACTGCCTTACGTGAAGCTTGAGGCCCGTTTCTTGCTCTCTACCGGCCAAATGCAAGGCAGGGAATTGTTCCTGGACAAATCCGCAAGGCGCGTTACTCTTTCCACGTAGTTGTGGCAGCGGACACGACAGACATTTCCCGCGGAGTACGATGATCCCCAAAATCCTCTCTCTTCTTTTGGCTTTCCTGGCCGCATGGTTGCTCATGCCCGGTGATGCCCTGGCATGGGGTCCCGGCGTGCATATCGCCATCGGCAATGGCGTGCTCGGCGCGCTCAAGCTCATCGCCCCCTCCATTGCCCAGCTCCTGGCCGAGCATGGGCGGTCTTTCCTTTACGGCTGCGTGAGCGCGGACATTTTCATCGGCAAAGGCTCCGCCTTCAAGCCGGGCCACAGCCACAACTGGCGGACGGGGTTCGACCTGCTGCGCTCGGTGCGGCGGCCCGAACTCAGGGCCTATGCCTACGGCTACCTTACGCACCTTGCCGCGGACACCGTGGCCCACAATTACTTCGTACCCAATCTCCTGGGCACGCTGCCGCTCAGCGGCCGCCTTGGCCACGTTTATCTTGAAATGCAGGCCGACAGGCGGGTGAGCTGGTGCTCGGACCAGGCCATGGACATTTTCGATCTGCCGCTCAATGCAGCGGACCGCTCGCTGCTTCTGTCCATGGAACGCAATCCTTTGCCTTTCAAGATAAAGAAGCACCTGTACCGCAGCAGCCTCGTCTTCTGCAGCCAAAAGACCTTGCGCAGCTCCCTGAGCTTCGTGGACAACCATCTGGCCTGCACTCTGGGTCGCGAGTATCTGGGCGGCATGCTCGACCTGAGCGCCCGGGTGGTCCTGGACTTCCTGCGCGATCCGGAATTCTCGCCGGCTCTGGCCCTTGACCCCATCGGCAGTGACAACCTGGCGCGCGCGGGCCGCTTCCGGCGAAGGCAGAACATACTCTTCCGGCACAAGGGCTTCAGGCCCGTCTTTCCCGTGGATGCCGGCCTGCTCAAGCTGCCGGCCGCAGCCGGTATTCCCTGCTCATTTCCGCACGACCAGGCGATGTTTCGGGCCGTGTGCTGAGTGCGTCCCATTTTTCGGGACACTCTTCTAAAAGCCGCGCGAATGGAGTACCCTCACCGACAGAGTTGTGTCTTGTCCGCCATATGGCTTCCCTTTATATCCGGAGGTCTGCCGCATGACTGACGAAAAGAGACGTTTTCATCGCAGAAAACCTCAACATTACGAGTATGTGCTCTTTTCCACCGAGGAAGGGCAGAGGATGCTGTGCCCGTTGGAGGATCTGAGCGCCGGGGGCATGCGCATCGGCTGCTCGGGCGAGGCGGTGGCGAGATTGACCCCGAAGCTGCCGATATCCATTGACGATTGTCCGCAGAATCTGCGAAACGTGCTGCGCCGCATGCGCGGCGAAATTGTCTGGGCCATGGACGGCTCGCGCGGCGTCAGCTTTTACGATGATCTGTGCGTGACCAACCAGGAGCTGCACGCGCTCCTGGACGAGCCAAAGGCGCTGCCCTGGGCCGACTGGCCCGAGTAGGGCCAAGCTTCCGGCCCGTGTAGCCGGGCCACGCACAGCAACACGAGCCCGGAGGGCACATGGCCAAACACACGAACCGACTGGTCGGGGAGAAGAGCCCCTATCTGCTGCAGCACGCACACAATCCCGTGGATTGGCATCCGTGGGGCGAGGAGGCTTTCCGAACGGCGACCGAGCAGGACAAGCCGGTCTTTCTGTCCATCGGCTATTCCACCTGCCACTGGTGCCATGTCATGGAGCGCGAATCCTTCGAGGACGATGAAGTCGCGAAGCTGCTGAATGAAGCTTTCGTATGCATCAAGGTTGACCGCGAGGAGCGGCCGGACATCGACAATGTCTACATGACCGTGTGCCAGATGATGACCGGCCACGGAGGCTGGCCATTGACCGTGCTCATGACTCCGGACAAGAAGCCCTTCTTCTCCGGGACGTATTTCCCCAAGTCCAGCCTGGCAGGCCGGATGGGGCTTATGGAGCTGGTGCCCAAGGTGCAGGATTTGTGGCGCACCAGGCGAGAGGATCTGGTCCAATCCGCGGACAAGGTCACGGAAGCGCTGCGCGGCCTGGAGCGTCCTGCCGTGGGCGGCGAACTGGGGGACAGCGTGCTGTTCAAGGCCGAGCGGCAGCTTTCGGAGCGCTTCGACGAGGCTTTCGGCGGTTTTGGCGGGGCGCCCAAGTTCCCCACTCCGCACAACCTGTTGCTGTTGCTGCGCATGTTCCGACGCACCGGAAATGCCCGCAACCTTGCAATGGTCGAGAAGACCCTCACGGCAATGCGCCGGGGCGGCATCTATGATCACCTGGGCTACGGCTTCCACCGCTACTCAACGGATCAGCGCTGGCTGCTGCCACATTTCGAGAAGATGCTCTATGATCAGGCCCAGTTGCTCATG is part of the Desulfocurvibacter africanus subsp. africanus DSM 2603 genome and encodes:
- a CDS encoding ABC transporter permease; protein product: MLLKILFRNALRHRLRSTLTVIGVAVAILAFGLLRTVVDAWYAGVEASSSTRLVTRNAISLIFPMPLSYYERIRRVENVEIVSYGNWFGAYYKEEKNFFANFAVQAETYLQIYPEFVITEEQKHDFLADRKGALVGAKLAERFGWRVGDTVTLIGTIFPGNWEFTIRALYRGRTRSVDEFQFLFHWDYLNETLKESMPDRADQVGFFFEDVETPEFAAATARAIDSQFKNSMAETLTETEKAFQMGFVAMSEAILMIIQLVSLVVIFIILAVAANTMAMSVRERMREYAVLKTLGFGGLWLATLVLGESMLIAAAGGLLGIALTFPAAAAFREAVGQFFPVFVVTRQTVLLDALAALSVGLLAAAFPLWTALRVRIADGLRRIG
- a CDS encoding ABC transporter permease is translated as MRLLLFYSLRNLLARRMTTVLTAGGMALVVFVFAAMLMLAAGLEQTLVDTGSIENAVVLRRSSETEVQSSIERREAAIAEVQPEVALGDDGRPLAARESVVLFTLEKRNGSPANVTIRGIDEPSLALRPQVRLVAGRPLRFGAQEVMVGDKVAGSYASAGLGDSLRLAQRDWRVVGVFDAGNTAFSSEIWGDADQLMQAFRRQAYSVVVLGLRDPAGLDALKARLEADPRLQVEVLREDVYYREQSEMMATFLRILGIALTAIFSTGAVVGAMITMYAAVANRVGEIGTLRALGFGRGIILTAFLLESVFLGLLGGLVGLLAASLLTVIDVSTTNFQTFSELAFSFTLGLDTILQALGFSVFMGFVGGALPAYRAARMEILTALREA
- a CDS encoding zinc dependent phospholipase C family protein, which gives rise to MIPKILSLLLAFLAAWLLMPGDALAWGPGVHIAIGNGVLGALKLIAPSIAQLLAEHGRSFLYGCVSADIFIGKGSAFKPGHSHNWRTGFDLLRSVRRPELRAYAYGYLTHLAADTVAHNYFVPNLLGTLPLSGRLGHVYLEMQADRRVSWCSDQAMDIFDLPLNAADRSLLLSMERNPLPFKIKKHLYRSSLVFCSQKTLRSSLSFVDNHLACTLGREYLGGMLDLSARVVLDFLRDPEFSPALALDPIGSDNLARAGRFRRRQNILFRHKGFRPVFPVDAGLLKLPAAAGIPCSFPHDQAMFRAVC
- a CDS encoding PilZ domain-containing protein; this encodes MTDEKRRFHRRKPQHYEYVLFSTEEGQRMLCPLEDLSAGGMRIGCSGEAVARLTPKLPISIDDCPQNLRNVLRRMRGEIVWAMDGSRGVSFYDDLCVTNQELHALLDEPKALPWADWPE